A genomic window from Parvularcula sp. LCG005 includes:
- a CDS encoding superoxide dismutase family protein: protein MKQLFCTIPAVLALVACGGSNAADEKTMDHHGDHAASLTAPPAGSDADVAVIGTDGSEIGRAIVAGGPNGLLIRVDVSGLSEGFHGIHLHQVGDCSDFAEGFKLSGSHINPDGNAHGLMNADGYEKADLPNVYAHHSGHARAELFVGGLMLEDAMDEDGFALVVHENEDDHQTQPIGGAGARKGCAAFK from the coding sequence ATGAAACAGCTTTTCTGCACTATTCCAGCCGTTTTGGCCCTCGTTGCCTGTGGCGGCAGCAATGCAGCCGACGAAAAGACGATGGATCATCACGGTGACCACGCCGCGAGCCTGACCGCGCCGCCTGCGGGTTCCGATGCCGATGTGGCCGTCATTGGTACAGACGGCAGTGAGATTGGCCGCGCCATCGTAGCTGGCGGGCCAAATGGCCTTCTCATCCGCGTCGATGTGTCCGGCCTGTCCGAAGGCTTTCACGGTATCCACCTGCACCAGGTGGGTGACTGTTCCGACTTCGCCGAAGGGTTCAAATTGTCGGGCAGCCACATCAATCCGGACGGCAATGCCCACGGCCTGATGAACGCTGACGGCTATGAGAAAGCCGACCTGCCTAACGTCTACGCGCATCATTCCGGTCATGCCCGGGCCGAGCTGTTCGTGGGCGGTCTGATGCTCGAAGACGCCATGGATGAGGACGGTTTCGCGCTCGTCGTTCACGAGAACGAAGACGATCATCAGACCCAGCCCATCGGCGGCGCTGGCGCGCGCAAGGGCTGCGCTGCGTTCAAGTAA
- the gyrA gene encoding DNA gyrase subunit A, whose protein sequence is MGAGLPPGISPISITEEMERSYLDYAMSVIVSRAIPDARDGLKPVHRRILWSMHENGFEWNKPYKKSANVVGDVMGKYHPHGDSAIYDALVRMAQPFAMRLPLLDGQGNFGSIDGDPPAAMRYTEVRMAKSATALLEDIDKETVDKQENYDGSKSEPVVLPAKFPNLLVNGAGGIAVGMATNIPPHNLGEIINATVKLIDEPQTTDIELLEIVPGPDFPTGASILGRSGARQALLTGRGSVVMRGRTYIEEIRKDRYAIIVTEVPYQVNKASMVERIAGLVREKKVEGIADLRDESDRHGIRVVIELKRDANAEVVLNNLYKQSPLQTSFAYNMLALNAGRPEQMTLKSVLVSFIRFREEVITKRTKFELNKARDRAHVLAGLAIAVANIDDVVKLIRHAPNPAVAKEQLMDRDWPAKDLAPMVALVADPRHTLKSDGTLRLSETQAKAILDLRLQRLTGLGRDEIGDELKSLADKIEDYLDILRNRDRVMTIIKDELTTYRDEFANPRRSDFIDAVEMEDEDLIAQEDMVVTVTHGGYVKRTALDTYRAQRRGGKGRSGMAMKDEDFISQIFVGNTHTPLLFFTDKGMAYKLKLWRLPEGAPTARGKAFINLLPLDQEERVTNILPLPTDEKEWAKMDIIFATASGNVRRNNLSDFTNVNKAGKIAMKLDEGDVLVDVEVAREDNDIMLTTAHGMAIRFPVDAVRVFSGRTSTGVRGVRLAEGGKLGADRVISMAILHHFDTTSEESKSYLKRAAALRRAKGEGETEGSDMDEETVDVDMTDERFAQFEAAEQFILTVTENGYGKRSSSFEYRVSGRGGKGIIGIVANERNGKVTAAFPVDHNDEIMLVTDGGQLIRTPVADIRIAGRNTQGVKVITTREGEHVVSVEHVPESETSDEIEVGDEGAE, encoded by the coding sequence GTGGGCGCCGGCCTGCCGCCGGGTATCAGCCCGATTTCCATCACGGAAGAGATGGAGCGGTCCTATCTCGACTACGCCATGTCGGTCATTGTCAGCCGGGCCATTCCCGATGCACGGGACGGGCTGAAGCCGGTTCACCGGCGCATCCTGTGGTCGATGCACGAAAACGGCTTTGAGTGGAACAAGCCCTACAAGAAGTCGGCAAACGTCGTCGGTGACGTGATGGGTAAGTACCACCCTCACGGCGACTCAGCGATCTATGACGCTCTTGTCCGGATGGCGCAGCCCTTTGCGATGCGCCTGCCACTCCTCGACGGGCAGGGGAATTTCGGCTCCATCGATGGCGATCCGCCGGCGGCCATGCGTTACACGGAAGTCCGGATGGCCAAGTCGGCCACGGCGCTTCTGGAAGACATCGACAAGGAAACCGTCGACAAGCAGGAGAACTATGACGGCTCAAAAAGTGAGCCCGTCGTCCTGCCTGCCAAATTCCCCAACCTCCTCGTCAATGGTGCTGGCGGCATTGCTGTCGGCATGGCAACGAACATTCCGCCGCACAATCTTGGCGAGATCATCAATGCTACGGTCAAGCTGATCGATGAGCCGCAAACGACCGATATCGAACTGCTGGAGATTGTTCCGGGCCCTGACTTCCCCACGGGTGCGTCAATTCTTGGACGTTCCGGCGCGCGCCAGGCGCTGCTGACGGGCCGCGGCTCCGTTGTCATGCGCGGCCGGACCTATATCGAAGAGATTCGCAAGGACCGCTACGCCATCATCGTCACCGAAGTGCCGTATCAGGTGAACAAGGCGTCCATGGTGGAGCGGATTGCCGGCCTTGTTCGCGAGAAAAAAGTTGAGGGCATCGCCGATCTGCGCGACGAGTCCGATCGTCACGGTATCCGCGTGGTGATCGAGCTGAAGCGTGACGCCAATGCCGAGGTGGTGCTGAACAATCTCTACAAGCAGAGCCCACTCCAGACGTCGTTCGCTTACAACATGCTGGCGCTGAACGCCGGACGCCCAGAGCAGATGACGCTGAAGAGCGTGCTGGTTAGCTTCATCCGCTTCCGTGAAGAGGTCATCACCAAGCGGACAAAGTTCGAACTGAACAAGGCGCGCGATCGCGCCCACGTCCTCGCTGGTCTCGCCATCGCCGTTGCCAACATCGATGACGTGGTGAAACTGATCCGCCATGCGCCGAACCCCGCTGTTGCCAAGGAACAGCTGATGGACCGCGACTGGCCGGCCAAGGATCTTGCGCCAATGGTCGCGCTGGTGGCCGATCCGCGTCACACGCTGAAGTCCGACGGTACGCTGCGCCTGTCGGAAACCCAGGCAAAAGCCATTCTCGATCTGCGCCTGCAACGCCTGACCGGCCTGGGCCGCGATGAAATCGGTGATGAGCTGAAGTCTCTGGCCGACAAGATCGAGGACTATCTCGACATCCTGCGCAATCGCGACCGCGTCATGACCATCATCAAGGACGAGCTGACGACGTACCGGGACGAATTTGCGAACCCGCGCCGGTCGGACTTCATCGACGCCGTGGAGATGGAAGACGAAGACCTGATCGCCCAGGAAGACATGGTCGTGACGGTCACCCACGGCGGTTATGTGAAGCGAACCGCGCTCGACACCTATCGTGCACAACGGCGCGGCGGCAAAGGCCGCTCCGGCATGGCGATGAAGGACGAAGATTTCATTTCCCAGATCTTTGTCGGCAACACGCACACGCCGCTCCTTTTCTTCACGGACAAGGGCATGGCCTACAAGCTCAAGCTCTGGCGCCTGCCAGAAGGCGCGCCGACGGCCCGGGGCAAGGCGTTCATCAATCTCTTGCCGCTGGATCAGGAAGAGCGGGTGACCAACATCCTGCCGCTGCCGACGGACGAGAAAGAGTGGGCGAAGATGGATATCATCTTCGCAACGGCGTCCGGCAACGTTCGACGCAACAATCTCAGCGACTTCACGAATGTGAATAAGGCCGGCAAGATCGCCATGAAGCTCGACGAAGGCGATGTTCTGGTCGATGTAGAAGTGGCGCGCGAAGATAACGACATCATGCTGACCACAGCGCACGGTATGGCCATCCGCTTCCCCGTGGATGCGGTACGGGTGTTCAGTGGTCGGACGTCTACCGGTGTACGCGGTGTTCGCCTTGCCGAAGGCGGCAAGCTCGGCGCTGACCGGGTGATCTCCATGGCGATCCTGCATCACTTCGATACGACATCCGAGGAATCGAAATCCTATCTGAAGCGCGCGGCGGCCCTGCGTCGCGCCAAAGGGGAGGGCGAGACCGAAGGCTCTGACATGGACGAGGAGACCGTCGACGTTGACATGACCGACGAACGCTTTGCGCAATTTGAGGCGGCAGAGCAGTTCATTCTGACTGTCACCGAGAACGGCTATGGCAAGCGCTCATCGTCCTTCGAATATCGTGTCTCCGGCCGAGGCGGGAAGGGCATCATCGGCATCGTCGCCAATGAGCGAAACGGCAAGGTGACAGCCGCCTTCCCGGTCGATCACAATGACGAGATCATGCTGGTCACCGATGGCGGACAGCTGATCCGCACTCCGGTGGCCGACATCCGCATCGCTGGACGCAACACCCAAGGCGTGAAGGTCATCACCACCCGCGAGGGCGAGCATGTTGTCTCGGTCGAGCATGTGCCGGAGTCCGAGACCTCTGATGAGATCGAGGTTGGCGACGAGGGAGCTGAGTAA
- the coaD gene encoding pantetheine-phosphate adenylyltransferase, translated as MTKIVGLYPGTFDPITKGHTDIIRRAAKLVDHLVIGVAINEQKRPLFSLDERVDMIKDAVAEFDEGARAAVTVEPFDDLLMSFAEKKGVTMIIRGLRAVSDFEYEFQMVGMNSFLNDEIETVFLMADPQYQAIASKLVKEIARLGGKIDDFLPPSVVPKLIAKYS; from the coding sequence ATGACCAAGATCGTCGGCCTCTATCCCGGAACGTTTGATCCCATTACCAAGGGGCACACGGATATCATCCGCCGGGCGGCGAAGCTGGTCGATCACCTGGTCATCGGCGTTGCGATCAACGAACAGAAACGCCCGCTCTTCTCCCTTGATGAGCGGGTGGACATGATCAAGGACGCGGTTGCGGAATTCGACGAGGGTGCTCGTGCCGCTGTCACGGTCGAGCCGTTCGATGACCTGCTCATGTCCTTCGCCGAGAAGAAAGGCGTCACCATGATCATTCGCGGCCTGCGGGCTGTGTCTGACTTCGAATATGAATTCCAGATGGTCGGCATGAACTCGTTCCTCAACGACGAAATTGAGACCGTCTTCTTGATGGCCGATCCCCAATATCAGGCCATTGCATCGAAGCTGGTCAAGGAAATTGCGCGGCTGGGCGGGAAGATCGATGACTTCCTGCCGCCCAGTGTGGTCCCGAAACTGATCGCAAAATACAGCTGA
- a CDS encoding response regulator, translating into MVAKSLNVLVVDDSDADAFTISACLDSCPDVADYMRARDGQEALEILLTSQFKPDLILLDLNMPRIDGFGFIHHYEENSSRSCKIAILSTSGSGTDYHRAVLRNAKTYIVKPPRMSQLRRTLNELCRSVRTNTPIPQRFFCAA; encoded by the coding sequence ATGGTAGCGAAGTCTTTAAATGTGTTGGTCGTGGATGATAGTGATGCGGACGCATTCACGATCTCGGCATGTCTCGATTCCTGTCCGGACGTCGCCGACTACATGCGGGCGAGGGATGGCCAGGAAGCCCTTGAGATCCTGCTGACCAGTCAGTTCAAACCAGACCTGATTCTGCTCGATCTGAACATGCCGCGGATCGACGGCTTTGGTTTCATTCATCATTATGAAGAGAACTCATCGCGGTCATGCAAGATCGCCATCCTGTCAACGTCAGGCAGCGGCACGGACTATCACCGCGCCGTCCTGCGCAATGCGAAGACCTACATCGTGAAGCCGCCTAGAATGAGCCAGCTTCGCCGTACACTGAATGAGCTGTGCCGGTCTGTCCGGACCAATACACCGATCCCCCAACGATTTTTCTGTGCCGCGTAG
- a CDS encoding response regulator — protein MHAQLAIPSGFSASAPSDTHHKIPLTEFLASKPLSIITVDDDDFDRRLIADCLGKHGSVTQVRSFTSGQEALRALFTDSQTPDLILLDISMPGMDGFEVLGRMGNVINDHQIPVVMVSSSCRGADIELALETLAAAYLVKPSSLSKLKGALDQVVTAVAQGRPLPSIINGSEKAKPLL, from the coding sequence ATGCACGCGCAACTTGCCATTCCATCGGGCTTTTCGGCGTCGGCGCCGAGCGATACACATCACAAAATTCCTCTCACGGAATTTCTGGCCAGCAAGCCGCTTTCCATCATCACGGTGGATGATGATGATTTTGACCGTCGCCTTATCGCCGATTGTCTCGGCAAACACGGCTCGGTCACACAGGTTCGCTCATTTACAAGCGGGCAGGAGGCCTTGCGGGCGCTTTTCACTGATAGTCAGACACCAGACCTGATCCTGCTCGACATTTCGATGCCTGGCATGGATGGATTCGAAGTTCTGGGCCGCATGGGCAATGTCATCAATGACCACCAGATTCCCGTGGTCATGGTCTCATCATCTTGCAGGGGTGCTGATATCGAGCTGGCGCTGGAAACATTGGCCGCGGCCTATCTCGTCAAGCCGAGCAGCCTGTCCAAGCTGAAGGGCGCGCTTGATCAGGTCGTGACGGCCGTCGCGCAGGGCCGCCCTTTGCCATCCATCATCAACGGATCCGAGAAGGCCAAACCACTTCTTTGA
- a CDS encoding methanogen output domain 1-containing protein encodes MENQINQNIERFADIVVNHDREEFLATLVGKLAGTLQDFIGIEESKGFLTLVGAEVGEKMSDDYRTALDVSRLDSGQIAAALVDLQTRINGAFEVVDIDQRRIILRNGRCPFMEHGARRDSLCQITSSVFGRLTADNNGYAKVVLNRTIAAGDGHCEVVIFLDDSDPRAIQYGDQGDEYFEDLTKLPEELAS; translated from the coding sequence ATGGAAAACCAAATCAATCAGAACATTGAGCGGTTTGCTGATATTGTCGTCAATCACGACAGGGAGGAATTCCTGGCCACACTGGTCGGCAAACTTGCTGGCACGCTCCAGGATTTTATCGGCATCGAGGAATCAAAAGGGTTCTTGACCCTTGTCGGCGCCGAAGTCGGTGAAAAAATGAGTGACGACTATCGTACGGCGCTCGATGTATCGCGGCTGGATTCAGGCCAGATCGCCGCTGCGCTCGTGGACCTGCAGACGCGCATCAATGGCGCGTTTGAGGTGGTCGACATCGACCAGCGGCGGATCATCCTCCGCAATGGGCGGTGCCCCTTTATGGAGCATGGCGCCCGGCGAGATTCACTATGCCAGATCACATCATCCGTCTTCGGCCGACTGACCGCTGACAACAATGGCTATGCCAAAGTTGTCCTGAACCGGACGATTGCCGCGGGTGATGGCCATTGTGAAGTCGTCATCTTTCTCGACGACAGCGACCCGCGAGCGATACAGTACGGCGACCAAGGCGATGAGTACTTTGAAGACCTGACCAAGCTACCCGAGGAGTTAGCGTCATGA
- a CDS encoding sensor histidine kinase, translated as MSRTHAAETAFENAANAIIVVDHLANIVAANRVARHHFGFPCPETTSKEHLTEFRHVLAEQLRNDKRINAMIQRACCSNRRLVYRPAEDINLRCPQAAYEFVRITPASEEPLVSIEIHPRQIALSRILEMKREVRRQQATACLQHKNATAMAEVNSMLNRFAFAAAHDIQEPVRIISILTDMLEEERDEMSPEELDRCLQQLGEQARRARGIVVDVLEFSRVRELKPDWHSTSLNAVVENALDHHRGQLDALSSELTVGDLGTIEADPKLLTMLIQNLVSNAIKYRRGDKVELTIDTVYTDLSVELRVADKGLGFEQKYASMIFEIFKRLHRKDEISGTGIGLALCKTVVDTHRGEIWATGTPGEGACFHIRLPIRQASPAAMDQPSIQTLRSVAA; from the coding sequence ATGAGCCGGACCCATGCTGCCGAAACCGCTTTTGAAAATGCAGCCAATGCGATCATTGTTGTCGATCACCTCGCTAACATCGTCGCAGCCAACCGGGTAGCGCGTCATCACTTCGGGTTTCCCTGTCCGGAAACGACGTCCAAGGAACACCTGACTGAATTCCGCCATGTTCTGGCGGAGCAATTGCGCAATGACAAACGCATCAATGCGATGATCCAGCGGGCGTGCTGCAGCAATCGGCGATTGGTCTATCGGCCAGCGGAGGACATCAATCTGCGCTGTCCGCAGGCGGCCTATGAGTTCGTGCGCATCACACCCGCCAGCGAGGAACCACTCGTATCAATCGAGATTCATCCGCGCCAGATTGCGCTGTCCCGCATATTGGAGATGAAACGGGAGGTTCGGCGTCAGCAGGCCACAGCCTGCCTGCAGCACAAGAATGCGACCGCAATGGCAGAGGTCAATTCCATGCTCAACAGATTCGCTTTTGCCGCTGCCCATGACATCCAGGAACCTGTACGGATTATCTCGATTCTGACGGACATGCTTGAGGAGGAGCGTGATGAGATGTCGCCCGAAGAACTGGACAGATGCCTTCAGCAGCTGGGAGAACAGGCGCGAAGGGCCCGCGGTATCGTTGTTGACGTGCTGGAGTTCAGCCGCGTCCGGGAGCTGAAACCAGACTGGCACAGCACATCTCTCAATGCCGTCGTTGAGAATGCTCTCGACCACCATCGAGGTCAGCTCGACGCGCTCTCCTCGGAGCTCACGGTGGGCGACCTCGGCACTATTGAGGCCGATCCCAAACTGCTGACCATGCTGATCCAGAACCTTGTGTCGAACGCGATCAAATATCGCCGTGGTGACAAGGTCGAGCTGACAATCGACACCGTCTACACGGACCTCTCTGTCGAATTGCGCGTCGCGGATAAAGGCCTCGGTTTCGAACAGAAATACGCCAGCATGATCTTCGAAATATTCAAACGTCTGCATCGCAAAGATGAAATCTCAGGCACCGGCATCGGTCTGGCCCTCTGCAAGACAGTGGTCGACACCCATCGGGGTGAGATCTGGGCTACCGGCACGCCAGGCGAGGGGGCCTGTTTTCACATCAGATTGCCGATCCGCCAGGCCAGCCCGGCGGCGATGGACCAACCGTCGATCCAAACCCTACGGTCCGTGGCGGCCTGA
- a CDS encoding peptidylprolyl isomerase has product MIMLKAGLLAASLVGTAVAQPAPTANAPKSPATILEEAPAQDWVTIEPENLLVMELPSGPMVIEMRPDLAPKHVQRIKALTREGFYDGVTFHRVIDGFMAQGGDPTGTGKGGSELGNVEGEFVREATTIANKHMIGRDDRAAAVGFVGTVPVGTQSPTLPKFLAQNDYALWGLHCQGVMSMARAGDPNSADSQFFVMFGDSRNGLDQGYTVWGKVVDGYFNARRISRGEPPVRPTPIVRMRVMADIPASEQETVEYLDPGSEAFKDYLVARRAMRPDGYVKDMCGIDVPVRINGELPE; this is encoded by the coding sequence ATGATCATGCTGAAAGCAGGCTTGCTGGCCGCGTCATTGGTCGGCACGGCAGTGGCGCAACCGGCCCCGACGGCCAATGCACCAAAATCGCCGGCAACTATTCTCGAAGAGGCTCCGGCACAGGACTGGGTCACGATCGAACCAGAAAATCTGCTGGTCATGGAATTGCCATCCGGCCCGATGGTCATTGAAATGCGGCCCGATCTGGCGCCCAAACATGTCCAACGAATCAAGGCGTTGACCCGTGAGGGTTTCTACGACGGCGTGACCTTCCACCGCGTCATTGATGGCTTCATGGCGCAGGGCGGTGACCCGACCGGCACCGGTAAAGGCGGCTCTGAACTCGGCAATGTCGAAGGGGAGTTCGTTCGCGAAGCGACAACCATTGCTAACAAGCACATGATCGGCCGCGATGACCGCGCAGCCGCCGTGGGCTTTGTCGGGACCGTGCCAGTGGGCACCCAGTCGCCGACCTTGCCCAAATTTCTTGCCCAGAATGACTATGCCCTTTGGGGTCTGCACTGCCAGGGCGTGATGTCCATGGCACGCGCCGGTGATCCCAACAGCGCCGACAGCCAGTTTTTCGTGATGTTCGGCGACAGCCGTAACGGTCTCGATCAGGGCTATACGGTCTGGGGTAAGGTCGTGGATGGCTATTTCAATGCCCGACGCATCAGCCGCGGTGAGCCGCCTGTGCGTCCAACCCCCATCGTCCGCATGCGCGTCATGGCGGACATTCCGGCTTCTGAGCAGGAAACGGTCGAATATCTCGATCCCGGTTCAGAGGCGTTCAAGGACTATCTCGTTGCCCGCAGAGCCATGCGCCCTGACGGCTATGTAAAAGACATGTGCGGTATCGACGTGCCGGTCCGAATCAATGGTGAGCTACCTGAATGA
- a CDS encoding peptidylprolyl isomerase yields MTKLKLQLETGDVVIETFDDKAPKHVEQITRLAEDGFYDDLTFHRVIDGFMAQGGCPNGTGMGGADENIPAEFNDVSHVEGVCSMARAQDPNSASSQFFICLDDASFLDNQYTAWGRVVEGMEHVHAIEKGEPPRKPTKIISFRRMDS; encoded by the coding sequence ATGACAAAACTGAAACTCCAATTGGAAACCGGCGACGTTGTCATCGAGACATTCGATGACAAGGCGCCAAAACACGTCGAGCAAATCACGCGTCTGGCCGAGGACGGCTTCTACGACGATCTGACCTTCCACCGCGTCATTGACGGCTTCATGGCCCAGGGCGGTTGCCCGAATGGCACCGGCATGGGCGGCGCGGATGAGAATATCCCGGCGGAATTCAACGATGTATCACACGTCGAAGGCGTGTGCTCTATGGCCCGCGCTCAGGATCCAAATTCAGCATCGAGCCAGTTCTTCATCTGCCTCGACGACGCCAGCTTCCTCGACAATCAGTATACGGCCTGGGGTCGTGTGGTTGAAGGCATGGAGCATGTGCACGCTATCGAAAAAGGTGAGCCGCCACGCAAGCCAACCAAAATCATTTCGTTCCGCAGGATGGACAGCTAA
- a CDS encoding alkene reductase: protein MSLSPKNSDLKPLFEPIAFGDIKAKNRVLMAPLTRNRSHADGTPAKMAIEYYRQRAGAGLIITEATQISAQGKGYKDTPGIYTPKHIAAWKEITDAVHAEGGKIVCQLWHVGRISHTSLQEGGKAPVSASDIAAETMTFTENGFEPTSKPRALTPTDIRGVVRDYVHAAKCAMEAGFDGVEVHGANGYLIDQFLQESSNPRTDSYGGNPEKRVRFLMEVVTAVVDAIGAGRTGLRLSPTGKFNDVSSTDTEKVFTTAIDRLNPLGLAYLHVVERFPGMPINPSEEALLTRLQAHWNGPFISNGGYGADDGASTIGKGRADAIAYGRPYIANPDLAERFAAGASLNTPDQDTFYGGGAHGYTDYPFMNEKKNVA from the coding sequence ATGTCTCTATCCCCGAAAAATTCTGACCTGAAACCGCTTTTCGAGCCGATCGCCTTTGGCGATATCAAAGCGAAAAATCGGGTTCTCATGGCCCCTCTGACCCGCAACCGGTCCCACGCAGATGGCACGCCGGCCAAGATGGCCATTGAGTATTACCGCCAGCGCGCTGGTGCGGGTCTGATCATCACAGAAGCCACACAGATCAGCGCCCAGGGCAAAGGCTACAAGGACACGCCCGGTATCTATACGCCCAAGCATATTGCTGCCTGGAAGGAGATTACCGACGCGGTTCACGCAGAGGGCGGCAAGATCGTCTGTCAGCTGTGGCACGTTGGCCGGATCAGTCACACCTCATTGCAGGAAGGCGGCAAGGCGCCCGTCAGCGCCAGCGACATCGCCGCTGAGACGATGACATTCACGGAGAACGGATTTGAGCCGACCTCCAAGCCTCGCGCTCTCACACCGACCGACATTCGGGGCGTCGTGCGAGACTATGTCCATGCAGCCAAATGCGCGATGGAAGCGGGCTTTGACGGGGTCGAGGTTCACGGTGCAAATGGCTACCTGATCGACCAGTTTTTGCAGGAATCATCAAACCCGCGGACCGACAGCTATGGCGGCAACCCTGAGAAGCGCGTCCGTTTCCTGATGGAAGTGGTGACGGCTGTTGTCGATGCGATAGGCGCCGGACGTACGGGGTTGCGCCTGTCCCCGACCGGCAAGTTCAACGACGTTTCCAGCACGGATACTGAAAAGGTCTTCACGACGGCAATCGATCGGCTCAATCCTCTGGGTCTGGCCTATCTGCACGTCGTCGAGCGGTTCCCGGGAATGCCCATCAATCCATCAGAAGAAGCGCTCCTGACCCGTCTTCAAGCGCACTGGAATGGCCCCTTCATTTCGAATGGCGGTTATGGTGCTGATGATGGCGCCTCAACCATCGGGAAGGGCCGCGCCGATGCGATTGCCTATGGTCGCCCCTATATCGCCAATCCGGATCTGGCCGAACGGTTCGCTGCGGGCGCGTCCCTCAATACGCCGGATCAGGACACTTTTTATGGCGGCGGTGCCCATGGCTATACCGACTATCCGTTCATGAATGAAAAGAAGAACGTCGCCTAA
- a CDS encoding 6-carboxytetrahydropterin synthase: protein MFSVSQTGTFEAAHCIKTPGSPEWYKTMHGHSFQVTVECSAEELPETGWVVDFRKLDLALKDVLGTLDHKVLNDIEGLEKSTLENILQYIDRELLARDITASRIDIARPTLGQTARYVPSR from the coding sequence ATGTTTAGCGTTTCTCAAACGGGCACTTTCGAGGCGGCCCATTGCATCAAGACCCCCGGCTCGCCGGAATGGTACAAGACGATGCACGGCCATTCGTTTCAGGTGACGGTCGAGTGTTCGGCTGAAGAGCTTCCCGAAACGGGCTGGGTTGTGGACTTTCGGAAGCTGGATCTGGCCCTGAAGGACGTTCTGGGGACGCTGGACCACAAGGTGCTGAACGATATCGAGGGGCTGGAGAAATCAACCCTCGAGAACATCCTGCAGTATATTGATCGGGAATTGCTGGCACGCGACATCACCGCCAGCCGGATCGATATCGCGCGGCCGACCTTGGGGCAGACCGCGCGCTACGTGCCAAGTCGCTAG
- a CDS encoding dihydroneopterin aldolase, protein MPPFYLITAGSIRLSASIGILEPERAARQPLSINVVLLIREHPEEPLSIDHVVDYRTVPREVSRLIEDQHWDLQETLCLAIAQACVDHHQDVLGAVVSTAKTAIYNEVDAVGCRMARLRPEAADFPWWTLHV, encoded by the coding sequence ATGCCGCCCTTTTACCTCATCACCGCCGGATCCATCCGGCTGTCCGCGTCCATCGGCATTCTCGAGCCAGAGCGCGCCGCGCGCCAGCCGCTGTCGATCAATGTGGTTCTTCTAATCCGCGAACACCCCGAAGAGCCGCTGTCGATCGATCATGTCGTGGACTATCGCACTGTCCCGCGTGAGGTGTCGCGCCTCATCGAGGATCAGCACTGGGACCTGCAGGAGACGCTCTGCCTCGCCATTGCACAGGCTTGCGTCGATCACCATCAGGACGTATTGGGCGCCGTTGTCAGCACGGCCAAGACGGCCATTTACAATGAAGTCGACGCCGTCGGCTGCCGCATGGCGCGGCTCCGGCCCGAGGCCGCCGACTTCCCCTGGTGGACCCTGCATGTTTAG
- a CDS encoding SDR family NAD(P)-dependent oxidoreductase, giving the protein MNEQRILITGGAKRIGRRIAESLARPDRTLIIHYNRSSDEADELVAALRAGGATAHAIGQDLSEASAAVLIDRASEVAGGPLSVLINNASVYGHDWPTDMNVEVFDQQMAVNARAPMALAAAFQRQVDDAVDNVIVNFLDQKLWNLHPHYYSYTTSKAAFLAAMKMMDQAWHPSTRICAIAPGHLLPNADQTDAEYDALASENLLQRPIDVEGVPRAVQYILETRSFHGQVVFVDNGLRFWKEDWSLHNPARK; this is encoded by the coding sequence ATGAACGAGCAGCGTATTCTCATCACCGGCGGGGCCAAGCGTATTGGGCGGCGCATCGCCGAATCGTTGGCACGGCCGGACCGGACGCTTATTATCCATTATAATCGGTCGTCGGATGAAGCCGATGAGCTGGTAGCAGCGTTGCGCGCTGGTGGTGCGACAGCCCACGCTATCGGGCAGGACCTGTCCGAGGCGAGTGCCGCTGTACTCATCGACAGGGCGTCCGAGGTGGCAGGCGGTCCCCTTTCCGTTCTGATCAACAATGCCTCGGTCTATGGTCATGACTGGCCAACGGACATGAATGTGGAGGTCTTTGATCAGCAAATGGCGGTGAATGCCCGCGCACCCATGGCCCTTGCTGCTGCTTTTCAGCGCCAGGTCGACGACGCCGTCGACAATGTGATCGTCAATTTTCTCGACCAGAAGCTCTGGAATCTGCATCCGCATTATTATTCGTACACGACGAGTAAAGCGGCATTTCTGGCAGCGATGAAAATGATGGACCAGGCGTGGCACCCCTCGACCCGCATCTGCGCCATTGCGCCAGGCCATCTGTTGCCAAATGCTGATCAGACGGACGCGGAGTATGACGCCCTCGCCTCAGAAAATTTACTGCAACGGCCGATAGATGTTGAAGGCGTGCCGCGTGCCGTTCAATACATTCTGGAAACACGGTCCTTCCACGGCCAGGTCGTGTTTGTCGACAATGGACTGCGGTTCTGGAAGGAAGACTGGTCTCTGCATAACCCGGCGCGAAAGTGA